In a single window of the Candidatus Tisiphia endosymbiont of Nemotelus nigrinus genome:
- the iscX gene encoding Fe-S cluster assembly protein IscX: protein MHWNDVDEIAMSLEENYPDEDISELTLKDIEDLIKSLSDFDDHEIETNKEVLKEILEAWKEIKDSNFKN, encoded by the coding sequence ATGCATTGGAATGATGTTGACGAAATTGCTATGAGTTTAGAAGAAAATTATCCGGATGAAGATATATCTGAATTAACACTAAAAGATATTGAGGACTTGATAAAATCATTGAGTGATTTTGATGACCATGAAATTGAAACAAATAAAGAAGTGTTAAAAGAAATTCTTGAAGCTTGGAAAGAAATTAAAGATAGTAATTTTAAGAATTAG
- a CDS encoding MFS transporter yields the protein MDKILQSSRKVLHTQTHLTSKQKSSVSLLLVGTCLEYFDLMLYIHLAILLNDLFFPKTDPQAASLLAALTFCLTYIFRPVGALIFGYIGDHIGYKTTIVITTFMMATSCFTIAVLPTYEQIGIISTWVIIICRIIQGVSSVGEIIGSELYLNELTKPPIQYPVISLVSISTIIGGVVALGISSLSTSFGFSWRMAFWIGTIIAVIGIIARTHLKETASLIKKKALLTNSIQPTRANIKTMLAYFFIQCGWPICFYFAYIHCSNILKNSYGYTAVSVIHHNFILSVITLGGYLIFVYLSYKVYPLLILKIRLAIFCIFVISCPWLLDHYNTPSAILMIQLITVVFGCYTMPADAIFFRHIPIFKRCTHVSLSFTLSRTLMHLIAAFGLVHLIKYFGNYGLLFLMIPISLGFTFGIYHFEKLEKQAGYY from the coding sequence ATGGATAAAATTCTTCAATCAAGCAGAAAGGTATTACATACTCAAACTCACCTAACAAGCAAGCAAAAATCCTCTGTTAGCTTACTTTTGGTAGGTACATGTCTAGAGTATTTTGACCTTATGCTCTATATACATTTAGCAATCCTCTTAAATGATCTATTTTTCCCTAAAACTGATCCACAAGCCGCCTCACTCCTAGCGGCTTTGACTTTCTGTTTAACATATATATTCAGACCTGTTGGTGCCCTTATATTTGGTTATATAGGGGATCATATTGGTTATAAAACTACGATTGTTATAACAACTTTTATGATGGCTACTTCATGTTTTACTATAGCGGTTTTACCTACTTACGAACAAATAGGTATTATATCTACTTGGGTGATTATAATATGTCGAATTATTCAAGGAGTGTCTTCCGTAGGAGAAATAATAGGATCAGAACTTTATCTAAATGAACTTACAAAGCCCCCCATCCAATACCCGGTCATATCGCTAGTTTCAATTTCTACTATCATAGGAGGAGTAGTAGCGCTTGGTATATCATCTCTTAGCACTTCATTTGGCTTCAGTTGGAGGATGGCTTTTTGGATAGGTACAATAATTGCCGTTATTGGTATAATAGCTAGGACACATCTTAAAGAAACAGCAAGCTTGATAAAGAAAAAGGCATTATTAACAAACTCTATTCAACCAACAAGAGCTAATATAAAAACAATGTTAGCCTATTTCTTTATACAGTGTGGATGGCCCATATGCTTCTATTTTGCCTATATCCATTGTAGTAATATTTTAAAAAACTCTTATGGTTACACAGCAGTGTCAGTAATTCATCATAATTTTATTCTTTCAGTGATAACTCTGGGGGGCTATTTAATCTTTGTTTATTTAAGCTACAAAGTATATCCGTTACTAATTCTTAAGATAAGATTAGCAATATTCTGTATTTTTGTTATTAGTTGTCCTTGGTTATTAGACCATTATAACACACCCTCTGCTATACTTATGATACAATTAATTACTGTAGTGTTTGGTTGCTATACCATGCCAGCTGATGCAATTTTTTTCCGGCATATTCCTATTTTTAAACGATGTACTCATGTTAGTTTATCTTTTACTTTATCTCGTACTTTAATGCATCTTATTGCTGCTTTCGGTCTTGTACACCTAATAAAGTATTTTGGTAATTATGGGTTATTATTTCTCATGATTCCAATAAGTTTAGGGTTTACTTTTGGAATTTATCACTTTGAAAAGTTAGAAAAACAAGCCGGTTATTATTAA
- the ruvA gene encoding Holliday junction branch migration protein RuvA encodes MIGKLKGKIDACFNDYVIIDVSGVGYLVYCSSKTLNKLVVNEFCQLFIETHVREDHINLYGFLSLEEKFIFNLLQSVNGIGTKMALAILSNLSPEQIQSAIARRDKEAFKVVSGVGLKLAERIIIELKDKAVTNLANNLSINKDDSDLANDATLALTSLGVNKTEAYNLVQEIIANNPELSINELIKLALKARSSNV; translated from the coding sequence ATGATTGGTAAATTAAAAGGTAAAATAGATGCATGTTTTAATGATTATGTCATTATTGATGTTAGTGGTGTGGGATATTTAGTGTATTGTAGTAGTAAAACGCTGAATAAATTAGTCGTTAATGAGTTTTGTCAATTATTTATTGAAACGCATGTGAGAGAAGATCATATCAATCTTTATGGATTTTTATCTCTAGAAGAGAAATTTATTTTTAATTTATTACAATCAGTAAACGGCATTGGGACAAAGATGGCATTAGCTATTTTATCAAATTTATCACCTGAGCAAATCCAATCAGCGATAGCCAGGCGGGATAAAGAAGCTTTTAAAGTCGTTTCCGGTGTTGGACTAAAATTGGCTGAACGAATTATTATAGAGCTAAAAGATAAAGCCGTAACTAACCTTGCTAACAATCTTTCCATCAATAAGGATGATAGTGACTTAGCTAATGATGCTACATTAGCTTTAACCTCACTTGGGGTTAATAAAACTGAAGCATATAACTTAGTACAGGAAATTATTGCAAATAATCCTGAACTCTCTATTAACGAGCTAATTAAACTTGCATTAAAGGCGCGTAGTTCCAATGTCTAA
- a CDS encoding Ulp1 family isopeptidase: MTLAKEGENNIVLFNIGGSNESQEIHQNTNMSKLSSAISTIELKPHMQDGKLDKNLIVSEILDQAERMKKTPLLNIQFNSNMEKPLFDENDLTELKNLGINVCLTFSNYNAQNQDVQTNWKPLLSNVNHVFFANANDQVSAVDKNHVLKEKTSHIQSMQVSNLIESEILKRPPNILLSGKLPNKEKLNEVVDAAKELGNTRVIIASNPASIDDVTNIIASKFGISNEDQQSGIRLEVEEILQDKVGGAKKLENYISQLSQQFQKDIGKIEINPVDIYFDLSNSQKLQNITKQAKYTVQQGYAIESLTNGCIPLGQGQGKSYDIAAEVKQREAVRGINSVTVQDMQERLNEYKLENVIKRVINTFKQMTSKGSNTISTKQDRTVHATPKGSDLTRSDYLYNEDDIGNLLKASVDQTKVSVITHASLQEKELLKETFKYAVSDLTAGGKEVVIIPLNTGHEHWVSLAITKDQDNKIVFTYNDPKGTEIDNRPELLAMIKEVCPNNAKIVDLKIEQQKNDKDCGPFIVDNLTKMAKGERIFPTESSNDMGAKLRAEHAKTMNIVEQIKEKTNGLRKAIASTSTVLPATSCRPSISPVFKNNTRPMGKGI; the protein is encoded by the coding sequence ATGACATTAGCCAAGGAAGGAGAAAATAATATAGTGTTATTTAATATTGGTGGTAGCAATGAAAGCCAAGAGATTCATCAGAATACTAACATGTCTAAACTTAGCTCAGCAATATCAACTATTGAGCTTAAACCCCACATGCAAGATGGTAAACTAGATAAGAACCTTATAGTAAGTGAAATATTGGATCAAGCTGAACGAATGAAAAAAACCCCCCTACTTAATATACAATTTAATTCAAACATGGAAAAACCGTTGTTTGATGAGAATGATTTAACGGAGTTAAAAAACTTGGGTATTAATGTTTGTTTAACCTTTAGTAATTACAATGCACAAAATCAAGATGTCCAAACTAACTGGAAACCTCTTCTTAGCAATGTTAACCATGTGTTTTTTGCCAATGCTAATGACCAAGTTAGTGCTGTGGATAAAAATCATGTGCTAAAAGAAAAAACTTCGCACATCCAATCTATGCAAGTTAGTAATTTAATAGAGTCGGAGATTCTAAAAAGACCCCCTAATATATTGTTGTCAGGAAAACTGCCTAATAAAGAAAAATTGAATGAGGTAGTGGATGCGGCAAAAGAATTAGGTAATACTAGGGTAATTATAGCTAGCAATCCTGCATCTATTGATGATGTAACCAATATTATTGCAAGCAAATTTGGGATTAGTAATGAAGATCAACAATCAGGTATTCGTCTAGAAGTTGAAGAAATTTTACAAGATAAAGTTGGTGGGGCTAAAAAACTAGAGAATTATATATCCCAATTATCTCAACAATTTCAAAAAGATATTGGTAAAATAGAAATAAATCCTGTTGATATATATTTTGACCTATCTAATTCGCAGAAACTGCAAAATATTACCAAACAAGCTAAATATACTGTGCAACAAGGATATGCAATCGAGAGCCTTACTAATGGCTGTATTCCATTAGGTCAAGGTCAGGGGAAAAGTTACGATATTGCCGCTGAAGTTAAGCAGAGGGAGGCTGTTCGTGGCATTAACAGCGTAACTGTTCAGGATATGCAAGAGCGTCTAAACGAATATAAACTAGAGAATGTTATTAAGAGAGTTATCAATACTTTTAAGCAGATGACAAGTAAAGGGAGTAATACGATATCAACGAAACAGGATAGGACAGTACATGCAACACCAAAGGGCAGCGACTTAACTAGATCAGATTATTTATATAATGAAGATGATATTGGCAATTTGTTAAAAGCATCGGTAGATCAAACAAAAGTTTCTGTTATTACTCATGCTTCCTTGCAAGAGAAGGAGTTATTAAAGGAGACTTTTAAGTATGCTGTTAGTGATTTAACTGCAGGTGGTAAGGAGGTCGTCATTATACCTCTTAACACTGGGCATGAACACTGGGTTAGTTTAGCAATCACTAAGGATCAGGATAATAAAATAGTATTTACCTATAATGATCCTAAGGGAACGGAGATAGATAACAGACCAGAATTACTAGCAATGATTAAAGAAGTTTGTCCTAATAACGCTAAAATCGTTGATTTAAAGATTGAACAACAAAAAAATGATAAAGATTGTGGACCTTTTATTGTAGATAATTTAACAAAAATGGCAAAGGGTGAGAGGATTTTTCCTACTGAGAGTTCTAACGATATGGGAGCAAAATTACGTGCGGAACATGCAAAAACAATGAATATTGTCGAACAAATCAAGGAAAAAACTAATGGTCTAAGAAAAGCGATTGCTAGTACTAGTACAGTTCTCCCCGCTACATCTTGTCGCCCTTCTATATCTCCTGTGTTCAAGAACAATACCCGCCCTATGGGAAAGGGGATATAG
- the uvrC gene encoding excinuclease ABC subunit UvrC yields the protein MLQNSKLIGSDLIKSHLESVPNLPGVYKMLKADRQVIYIGKAKNLKKRLTNYIKTDLDNKTIRMISLTHYLEYNVTNSEIEALLLEAQLIKKFQPKFNILLKDDKSFPYIKLRLDVDYPQLIKYRGKNLSGGEFFGPFVSSEQVDTTLKELQKIFKLRSCSDNYFNNRKRPCLQYQIGRCSAPCVSKISKEDYSELVYQVKNFLNGKTKELQKTLSQKMEELSIQLRFEEAAEIRDRIKALSYIQLKSTLSSSSIKNADVIAIVEKNNYYCIQLFVYRFGQSYGNIPYFPIHTEESNKAEILTQFINQFYQTAQIPDEIIINHPIIDLELVTKAIRQLSGNSKLSITFPTHGNKVNLLENAEFNAQLSVNQHLKQFAKNQIIFQQIQQLFDLPAIPDRIEVYDNSHIMGTFAVGSMVVANQSGFDKKEYRIFNISIPQGDDYEMLRIVLTRRLTKLKYDTNSSKHLSIPSLMIIDGGKGHLSVVQKIMKEFDLKIPFVCMSKGPDRNAGCEQFHIPSKETFTIDKNLPIMKYLQILRDEAHNFAIRNHRLRRSKAIKVSSLDAISSIGVIRKKALLHYFGSYKAICDATIDELSKVNGISQTLAKNIFTSLHNNLL from the coding sequence ATGTTACAAAACTCTAAACTTATCGGCAGTGATTTAATAAAATCTCATCTGGAGAGTGTACCCAACCTTCCTGGAGTCTATAAAATGCTGAAAGCTGATCGGCAAGTTATATATATCGGCAAAGCTAAGAATCTAAAAAAACGTCTTACTAACTATATTAAAACTGATCTCGATAATAAAACAATACGGATGATCTCTCTAACCCATTATTTAGAGTATAATGTTACTAATTCCGAGATTGAAGCCTTATTACTTGAAGCCCAATTAATTAAAAAATTCCAACCTAAGTTTAATATATTACTTAAAGATGACAAATCTTTTCCCTATATAAAATTACGTTTAGATGTTGATTACCCGCAATTAATTAAATATAGAGGAAAGAACTTATCTGGTGGCGAGTTTTTTGGTCCGTTTGTTTCCTCAGAGCAAGTAGATACTACCTTAAAAGAATTACAGAAAATTTTTAAACTACGTTCTTGTAGTGATAATTATTTTAACAATCGTAAACGCCCTTGTTTACAATACCAAATTGGTAGATGTTCTGCCCCATGTGTTAGCAAAATCAGTAAAGAAGATTATAGCGAACTAGTATACCAAGTAAAAAATTTCTTAAATGGTAAAACTAAGGAACTACAAAAAACTTTATCACAAAAAATGGAAGAATTAAGTATACAATTACGTTTTGAAGAAGCTGCCGAAATACGAGACCGAATAAAGGCACTGAGTTATATCCAATTAAAATCAACCTTATCCAGTAGTTCTATAAAAAATGCTGATGTTATAGCTATTGTTGAAAAAAATAATTATTACTGTATCCAACTATTTGTATATAGATTCGGTCAATCTTACGGGAATATACCTTATTTCCCAATTCACACTGAAGAAAGCAATAAAGCAGAAATACTAACACAATTTATCAATCAATTTTATCAAACTGCTCAGATTCCTGATGAGATAATTATAAATCATCCTATCATTGATCTAGAATTGGTAACCAAAGCTATTAGACAATTGAGTGGAAATAGTAAATTATCTATTACGTTTCCCACCCATGGTAATAAGGTTAATTTGTTAGAAAATGCTGAATTCAATGCCCAATTATCAGTTAACCAACATTTAAAACAATTTGCTAAAAATCAAATAATCTTTCAACAAATACAACAATTATTCGACCTACCTGCTATACCAGACAGAATTGAAGTTTATGATAATAGTCATATTATGGGAACATTTGCCGTAGGTAGTATGGTTGTTGCTAACCAATCGGGATTTGATAAAAAAGAATATAGAATTTTTAATATATCTATTCCCCAAGGCGATGATTATGAGATGTTAAGAATCGTTCTAACAAGAAGATTAACCAAGTTAAAATATGACACCAATTCTTCAAAGCATTTGAGTATACCTAGTTTAATGATTATAGACGGAGGTAAGGGACACTTATCAGTAGTACAAAAAATAATGAAAGAATTTGATCTTAAAATTCCATTTGTTTGTATGTCAAAAGGACCTGACAGAAATGCTGGATGCGAACAGTTCCATATACCAAGTAAAGAGACTTTTACAATCGATAAGAATCTTCCAATAATGAAATATTTACAGATTTTACGGGATGAAGCACATAATTTTGCTATAAGAAATCATAGGCTACGCCGTTCCAAAGCCATTAAAGTTTCTAGTTTAGATGCCATAAGTTCAATTGGTGTCATCCGGAAAAAAGCCTTGTTACATTATTTTGGCTCATATAAAGCAATATGTGACGCCACTATTGATGAATTATCTAAAGTAAATGGTATAAGCCAAACTCTTGCAAAAAATATTTTTACCTCATTACATAATAACCTTTTATGA
- a CDS encoding IS110 family transposase, translated as MSKIIGLDVSKKWLDICLYESNNKPIYNRFSNDKLGHEELIKLTKEQEIKLIVCEPTGGYEADICQKLYNNKQQVHKVNTYSFNSLVNR; from the coding sequence ATGAGTAAAATAATAGGTCTAGATGTAAGTAAAAAATGGTTAGATATATGTTTATATGAGTCTAACAATAAACCGATATATAATCGTTTTTCCAACGATAAGTTAGGGCATGAAGAACTGATAAAATTAACAAAAGAACAAGAAATTAAGCTAATAGTATGTGAACCTACTGGAGGTTATGAAGCGGATATTTGCCAAAAATTGTATAATAATAAACAACAGGTACATAAAGTCAATACATATAGCTTTAATTCATTAGTAAATCGGTGA
- a CDS encoding transposase — protein MNLCKTDKKDAFKLAYYGDKMQLSANYLYQVESDTLKRYQQRREDLVLMLSNEKKRLHHSIDGIDKKSIEKLIKFLQNEIAELDKKLSEVIDESEELKEKVKILESVPGIGKCVAKKLISFLPELGNKNYSSNELSAIVGIAPYARDSGNKQGRRFIRGGRKIPRYALYMAVLAGKNGVKNGFQYLKALYDRLVNNFKPKKVAIVACMRKLLEVCHKLIQQKRCFVI, from the coding sequence GTGAATTTGTGTAAAACTGATAAGAAGGACGCATTTAAATTAGCATATTATGGCGATAAGATGCAGCTTTCAGCTAATTATTTATATCAAGTTGAATCCGATACTTTGAAGAGATATCAGCAAAGGCGAGAAGATTTAGTATTAATGCTTAGCAATGAAAAGAAGAGGCTACATCATAGTATTGATGGTATTGATAAAAAGAGTATAGAAAAGCTCATTAAATTTTTACAGAATGAAATAGCTGAGCTTGATAAAAAATTAAGTGAAGTAATAGATGAGTCAGAAGAGTTGAAAGAGAAGGTAAAAATATTAGAGAGTGTGCCTGGTATTGGTAAATGCGTAGCTAAAAAACTAATTAGTTTTTTACCTGAATTAGGGAATAAAAATTATAGTAGTAATGAATTGTCAGCAATTGTAGGGATAGCTCCTTATGCCCGTGATAGTGGTAATAAGCAAGGACGAAGATTTATTAGAGGTGGCAGAAAAATACCACGATATGCTTTATATATGGCGGTATTGGCTGGTAAAAACGGTGTCAAAAATGGTTTTCAATATTTGAAAGCTTTATATGATAGGCTTGTTAACAATTTTAAACCTAAAAAGGTTGCTATAGTTGCATGCATGCGTAAACTACTTGAAGTATGCCATAAACTTATTCAACAAAAACGTTGTTTTGTTATTTAG
- a CDS encoding FKBP-type peptidyl-prolyl cis-trans isomerase produces the protein MQKALTFIIAAAIIYSIVQMKMQSPPEENAPKVQTTNEAESANNTSTGTPEQPNIPLTGNFLEKTVSKVLINSLKTEEGRLFFENLLQPTNKPITDGKYTIEVNRDLIQPMFKINSFGNGTAGPATCGHVVTLRYQLLDINNNLLSENTKTFTLGSRTIMPGIDSVVVGMMVGQTRQAILPAKYVYSNEKNKEYDSAYRVNIVLNSILPNNFVNSHEVKIFDDEVAYRMPLLCGDKVGVDAKITKLSNGQVLFDSVQEGKKLDIKIGDISYPLIMSYVLHGKVPVGTRTVIAKGKLFKALGSNINRMLNQSKIPMDEYLMLELTNFQTE, from the coding sequence ATGCAAAAAGCTTTAACTTTTATAATTGCTGCAGCAATTATTTACTCTATTGTACAAATGAAAATGCAATCTCCACCTGAGGAGAACGCCCCTAAGGTTCAGACAACTAACGAAGCAGAAAGTGCTAACAATACTAGTACTGGCACTCCTGAACAACCAAATATACCATTAACTGGTAATTTCCTTGAAAAAACTGTTTCAAAAGTTTTGATCAATTCTCTTAAAACAGAAGAAGGTCGATTATTCTTTGAAAATTTACTACAACCAACAAACAAACCTATTACTGATGGTAAATATACTATAGAGGTTAATAGAGATTTAATTCAGCCAATGTTTAAGATTAACAGCTTTGGTAATGGGACTGCTGGTCCAGCCACTTGTGGTCATGTAGTCACATTGCGTTATCAATTATTGGATATTAATAATAATTTACTTAGCGAAAATACTAAAACCTTTACACTTGGTTCTCGAACAATTATGCCAGGAATTGATTCTGTAGTAGTAGGGATGATGGTTGGACAAACTAGACAAGCTATACTTCCCGCAAAATATGTATATTCTAATGAAAAGAATAAAGAGTATGATTCAGCTTACAGGGTTAATATTGTCTTAAATTCGATATTACCTAATAATTTTGTTAATAGTCATGAAGTAAAGATATTTGATGATGAAGTAGCTTATAGAATGCCGTTACTATGTGGAGATAAAGTAGGAGTTGATGCAAAGATTACTAAATTATCGAATGGGCAGGTGCTTTTTGATTCAGTACAAGAAGGTAAAAAACTAGATATAAAAATTGGTGATATTAGTTATCCATTAATTATGTCATATGTTCTGCATGGTAAAGTACCAGTTGGCACTAGGACGGTAATTGCCAAAGGTAAGTTATTTAAAGCACTTGGTTCTAATATCAATAGAATGCTTAATCAAAGTAAGATTCCTATGGATGAATATTTGATGCTGGAATTAACAAATTTTCAAACAGAATAA
- the thyX gene encoding FAD-dependent thymidylate synthase, with protein MHDTNYHTKRATVPALEELLFKPIKVLDHGFIRVIDYMGDDGSIVQAARVSYGKGTKQLSQDKGLINYLMRHKHTTPFEMCDIKFHIKLPIFVARQWIRHRTASVNEYSARYSILGNEFYLPEKQNLAAQSTTNKQGRSDEEIPEKIADKVLVLLEKDAKICYQHYTEMMNQDEHGNIIDEDTIGITRELARMNLTLNYYTEWYWKINLHNLLNFLLLRADSHAQYEIRVYAEKMLEIVKDWVPFTYDAFKEYRLEGNNISKKGLEVIKRLINKEDVTLESSGMTKREWDELMQVIGK; from the coding sequence ATGCACGATACTAATTACCATACTAAAAGAGCAACTGTACCAGCTCTTGAAGAATTATTATTTAAACCCATAAAAGTACTAGACCATGGTTTTATCAGGGTTATTGATTATATGGGTGATGATGGTAGCATAGTACAAGCAGCACGAGTATCGTATGGCAAAGGGACAAAACAACTAAGCCAAGATAAAGGCTTAATTAATTACCTAATGCGTCATAAACATACCACGCCATTTGAAATGTGTGATATCAAATTTCATATTAAACTACCTATTTTCGTTGCAAGACAATGGATACGTCATAGAACTGCTAGTGTTAATGAATATTCAGCTAGATATTCTATATTAGGAAATGAATTTTATTTACCGGAAAAACAGAATCTTGCTGCTCAATCTACAACAAATAAGCAAGGAAGAAGTGATGAAGAAATTCCAGAAAAAATTGCAGATAAAGTATTAGTGCTACTGGAAAAAGATGCTAAAATATGCTATCAGCATTATACTGAAATGATGAACCAGGATGAACATGGGAATATTATCGATGAAGATACCATAGGTATTACTAGGGAACTTGCAAGAATGAATTTAACCTTAAACTATTATACAGAATGGTATTGGAAAATTAATTTGCATAACCTATTAAATTTCCTACTACTCCGAGCCGATTCTCATGCCCAATATGAAATCAGAGTATATGCAGAAAAGATGCTAGAAATAGTGAAAGATTGGGTACCTTTTACTTATGATGCTTTTAAGGAATATAGGCTAGAAGGTAATAATATTTCTAAAAAGGGACTGGAGGTTATAAAAAGACTAATTAATAAGGAAGATGTCACACTAGAGTCTAGTGGTATGACCAAAAGAGAATGGGATGAATTAATGCAAGTTATTGGAAAGTAA
- the ruvB gene encoding Holliday junction branch migration DNA helicase RuvB: MSKNILSADILPSDQEFSLRPSYLKEFVGQQQIKENLSIFIQAAKNRAEHLDHTLFYGPPGLGKTTLAQIISKEMGVNFKSTSGPAISKAADLAAILTNLQDNDVLFIDEIHRLSTNIEEVLYQAMEDFALDIVIGEGPAARSVKINLPNFTLVGATTRLGLLSNPLRDRFGIPLRLHFYNVDELKLVLSRASKLLEINVTDGALEEIAGRSRGTPRIALRLIRRVRDFASVEDQLEIDRNIANISLNRLEVDKIGLDSNDYRYLKFIADNYGGGPVGIETIAAALSEQRDAVEETIEPYLIQIGLLQRTPRGRVITKNAFDHLGIDFLHKSI; encoded by the coding sequence ATGTCTAAAAATATTTTATCAGCTGATATACTTCCAAGCGATCAAGAGTTCTCTCTACGCCCTAGCTACTTAAAAGAATTCGTTGGACAGCAACAAATTAAAGAGAATTTATCTATTTTCATCCAAGCAGCTAAAAATAGGGCTGAACATTTAGATCATACCTTATTTTATGGTCCTCCGGGACTTGGTAAAACCACTCTTGCCCAAATTATTTCTAAAGAAATGGGAGTAAATTTTAAATCTACCTCAGGTCCTGCTATATCCAAAGCAGCTGACCTAGCTGCTATACTCACTAACTTACAAGATAATGATGTGTTATTTATTGATGAAATTCACCGTCTTAGCACAAATATTGAAGAAGTATTGTACCAAGCAATGGAAGATTTCGCTTTAGATATAGTTATTGGTGAAGGACCAGCAGCAAGATCAGTAAAAATCAATCTACCTAATTTTACTTTAGTTGGAGCAACTACTAGACTAGGTCTATTAAGCAACCCTTTAAGAGATAGATTCGGTATACCCTTGCGTCTACATTTTTATAATGTGGATGAATTAAAGCTTGTTTTAAGTAGAGCTAGTAAATTGCTGGAAATTAATGTAACCGATGGTGCGTTAGAAGAAATAGCAGGGCGTAGTAGAGGAACTCCAAGAATTGCCCTTAGGCTAATTAGACGGGTGAGAGATTTCGCTTCCGTCGAAGATCAGCTAGAAATTGATAGAAATATTGCCAATATCTCACTAAATCGATTAGAAGTTGACAAAATAGGTTTAGACAGTAATGATTATAGATACTTAAAATTTATAGCGGATAATTATGGCGGAGGACCGGTTGGTATAGAGACCATTGCAGCAGCTTTATCAGAACAACGCGATGCTGTTGAAGAAACTATCGAACCCTATCTAATACAAATAGGGTTATTACAACGCACCCCAAGAGGTAGGGTTATTACTAAAAATGCTTTTGACCATCTTGGAATAGACTTCCTGCATAAGTCAATCTAG